A region of the Micromonospora sediminicola genome:
ACCAGCAGATCGACTCCAGGTTGCGGCGGGAGCCGTAGCCGAGGATCCGCGCCTCGGCCCGCCACCAGGCCAGCCCGCGCGCCGCCACCCGCTCGGCGACCTGCGCGCCCGCGTACGGGTCGAGGTCGAGCAGCCGCTCGACCGCGCGGCGCTCCGACTCCCCCAGTTGGCGTACCGGCACCGTGAGCACGGTTACCAGCCTGCCAGATGGACCCGGGAGCGCGCGGGCCGACCGGACACCCCGGCGACCGGCCGGTGAGCGGCGGCTCAGCCGGCCGGAACCGGTTCCGGCGCCGCCGCCGGCGGCCGGGTGCGCGCGGCCCACCGCACCACCGGCGGTACCAGCACGCCGAGCAGCAGGAACGACCCGCCGAGCAGCAGCCAGCCGGGCACGCCCCAGCCGATCGCGAGCGTGGTCACCACCACCGGGGCGACCATCGACCCGAGCTGCATGCCCATCCCGTACGCCCCCTGGTACTGACCGTGGGCGTGGGCCGGGGCGAGGCCGAACGAGACGCCCCAGCCGGCCGCCGCGTGCCACAGCTCCCCCACCACGTGCACCAGCGCGCCGACCAGCAGCAGCGGCACCGCCACCGCCGCCGGTACGCCACCCGCGGCCGCGAACAGCACGCAGGCCACCCCGATGAACGCGCCCGCCCGGCGGGCGGCCCGGCCGGCGCCGGTCAGCTCCTCGGTGCCCCGCGAGGCGCGGACCTGGAAGAGCACCACCACCACGGTGTTGACCAGCAGGCAGGCGGAGACCAGCCAGCGCGGCGCGTTAGTGTGCCCGGCGATCCAGAGCGGCAGGGCGATGTTGGTCAGCGAGAAGTGCATGGACATCAGCCCGTCGAGAACGGTGAAGGCCAGGAACGGCCGGTCCCGCAGGGCGATCAGCCGGGGTCCGTGCGTGGGCGCCGGCACCGGCGGCACGGCCGGCAGCCGGAGCAGCACCGCCGCCGCCAGCAGGTAGGTGAGGCAGTCGAGCAGGATCAGTGTCACGTACGCGCCGCGGGTGTCGGCGGCCAGCGCGAACCCGGCCAGGACGGCGCCCACCGAGATCCCGACGTTGGTGACCGCGCGCAGGTAGGCCCGCGTGCGGACCCGCTGGTCGGCGGGGACGACGCCGGCGATCAGCGCCCCCCGCGCGCCCCGGCTGGCCGAGTCGGCGACGGCCATGAGCACGCCGACCACCAGGAACCCGGCGAACGAGCGCACCGCGACCAGGGCGGCGGTGCAGCCGGCCGAGGCGATCAGCGCCGCCAGCTGGAGACCGCGCGGGCCGAGCCGGTCGGCCAGGTAGCCCATCGGTGCGCTGGCCACCAGGCTGACCAGTGCGGTGAGCGTGAGCGCCACGCCGACCTGGGCCACGGTGAGCCCGACCGAGCGGGTGAGGAAGAGCGCGCTGGCGGTGAGCCAGGTGCCTCGACCGACGGTGTTGATCAGCATGGACAGGGCGAGGGTCCGGGACGGCCCGGGTTCGGGTAGCAGGCGCACTCCGGCACTTTAACAAGACGTACGTACGGTTTGCAGCCCCGATTTGCTTCAGCGTCTTGTCGCCGATGCATTGCCGATATATCGTTGATGCATCAGTGATATGACGACAGAAGGAGAGCCCGATGGGTTTCCGTCGACACGCGC
Encoded here:
- a CDS encoding MFS transporter; translation: MRLLPEPGPSRTLALSMLINTVGRGTWLTASALFLTRSVGLTVAQVGVALTLTALVSLVASAPMGYLADRLGPRGLQLAALIASAGCTAALVAVRSFAGFLVVGVLMAVADSASRGARGALIAGVVPADQRVRTRAYLRAVTNVGISVGAVLAGFALAADTRGAYVTLILLDCLTYLLAAAVLLRLPAVPPVPAPTHGPRLIALRDRPFLAFTVLDGLMSMHFSLTNIALPLWIAGHTNAPRWLVSACLLVNTVVVVLFQVRASRGTEELTGAGRAARRAGAFIGVACVLFAAAGGVPAAVAVPLLLVGALVHVVGELWHAAAGWGVSFGLAPAHAHGQYQGAYGMGMQLGSMVAPVVVTTLAIGWGVPGWLLLGGSFLLLGVLVPPVVRWAARTRPPAAAPEPVPAG